ACTTAGCTTGGCAGCGGCGGGCCGAAAAAAATGCGTAAAATTGCGTCAGTCAGCCTTCCATCCTACCGAGTTTCGATGGCTGTACGCTTTGTAGTATCTTACTTATTGTATGCACAAACGCATTTTGTACGCCGGCCCGCTGGCCGCTGCACTGCTGGCCGCTGGCTGCCAGACTACCAAATCAGTTACCACCGCCAAACAACCCGTTATCGAAACGCTCGGCACCCACGAGGTGCCCGCTGGGGAGTTTGCCTATGTGTATCGCAAGAACAACGGTACCGCGCCCGAGTTTGGCACCCGGGCCAGCGTCCAGGAATACCTGGACCTGTACACCAACTTCAAGCTTAAAGTGCTGGAAGCTGAGCAGCGCGGCCTCGACACCACCCAGGCTTTTAAGCGCGAGTTGGAAGGCTATAAGCAGCAGCTAGCTCAGCCCTACCTAACGGAAAAAAGCGTTACTGACCAGCTGGTGCGCGAAGCCTACGACCGGATGAGCAAAGAGGTAAGCGCTTCTCACATCCTGATTCGCCTGGCTCCCGACGCGGCTCCAGCCGATACGCTGACGGCCTACAACAAGATCATGGCCCTACGCCAGCGCGTGACCGGTGGCGAGGACTTCAACCAGGTTGCAGCCCAGACGTCGGAAGACCCTTCGGCCCGCGATAATGGCGGCAAACTGGGTTATTTCACGGCTATGCAGATGGTGTACCCGTTTGAGTCGGCCGCGTACCGCACCAAGGTGGGCGAAGTATCGCAGCCGGTGCGCACCCGCTTTGGCTACCACATCATCAAGGTGAATGATGTGCGCACGGCCCAGGGCGAAATCAAAGTGGCCCACCTCATGATTCGGGCTACGCCCAACATGCCCAAAGCCGACTCGGTGACGGCCAAGAAGAAAATCGACGAAATCTACAGCCGCCTGCAGCGTAAGGAGCCCTGGGACAAGTTGGTAGCCCAGTTTTCGGAAGATGCCGGCTCGGCGGCCAATGGTGGCGAGCTGCCACCCTTCGGCACCGGCCGCATGATTCCGTCTTTTGAGGAAGCCGCTTTCCGCCTCAAGAACTCCGGCGATTTGTCGGTGCCCGTGCAGACGCCCTACGGCTGGCACATCATCAAGCTGATTGAGAAGCAGCCCGTGCCCAAGTTCGAGGACATGGAGGCGTCGCTGAAAAGCAAGGTGTCGAAAGACTCCCGCTCGGAGCTCAACCGCGCCGCTTTCCTGAAGCGGATTCGGACCGAAAACCAGTTTACCGAGAATAAAGCCAGTAAGGATTTTGTGTTTGCCAAGGCCGATACGTCCCTGGTTAACGGCCGCTTCAAATACACAGCTCCGGCTGCACCAGCCAAGGCCAGCAAGACCGTAGGCGACAACACGCCACTGTTTACCATCAAGGGCAAGCCATATCTGGCCAAGGATTTCCTGACGTACGTGCAGCAAAACCAGCGCGCCAAGGCCGGAGCTGACCCCAAGTTCAGCATGCAGCAGCTCTACGACCAGTACGTCGACCAGACGCTGACCGACTTTGAAAAGGCTAACCTGGAAACCAAGTACGAAGACTACCGCATGCTCGTGAAAGAGTACCGCGACGGTATTCTGCTGTTCCAGCTCATGGACGAAAAGGTGTGGTCAAAGGCCATTGAGGACTCGGTAGGGTTGCAGAAGTTCTTTACTGAGAACCAGAGCAAGTACCAGTGGGAGCCCCGCGTGCAGGGTACCGTTATCAGCGCGGCCACGCCCGAGCTGCTCAAGCAAGCCCAGGCGCAGCTGAAGTCCGGCCGCTACGAAGTAAAGCGCGTAGTGCCCCAAACGGTAAGCTTCCTGCCCGGTAAAGTGACCATGCCCAAGGCGGCCCTGCTTAATCTGGAACGCCTGGCCAACCGCCTGGCCACTGACACGACCCTGACTCTTACAGTTACGGGTCACCCCAAGCGCGGGGAAGCCGCTAGCCTGGCAACCTCACGTGCGGCCAAAGTAAAATCGTATCTGGTAGCCAAAGGGGCCTTGGCACGGCGCATCACGACGGTGCCCAGCAAGACCGCTACTGCCGATGGCGCCGCCGTACTGGCCCTGACCAGCACCAACCCCACGGCTCTGGAGGAAAGCCTCAATGAGCAGAACCCGCTGGCCGTGCAGATTCAGCAGCGCAGCTTCCAGAAAGGCGACAACAAGGTGGTGGATGAGCTCCTGAGCAAAGGCCCCGGCACTTACAGCGTTAACAAAGACGGGCGCTACTACGCCGTAACTATCGATAAGGTGCTACCCGCTGGTCCCAAAACGCTGGCCGAAGCCCGTGGCCAAGCTACTTCCGATTACCAGAACTTCCTGGAAAAGCAGTGGATTTCGCAGCTGCGTGAGCAGTACCCGGTGAAAGTCAACCAGCCCGAAGTCGACAAGCTGGTTACTAAATAGGGCGCCTGGTTTTCCGGCGCTACTCGTTACAGAAGCCTCGGTTGTTGCCGGGGCTTCTTTTTTACCGGCCCTGCTCATGCAACGCCCCGGCCCCCGCCGGACTCCTTAGGCTACTTTCCGGCCCGTAAGACTACCTAAACCGTTGTTTTTGCCGGAGAAAGGATTTATGTTGAAATTTACGGGCGACTTTCTGCGTTTCAGAAGTCGGCTGGCTCCGGCAAGTGCAGCACGCACGGCTGCCGCGGGCATTACTCTTTTCGATTCCATGATTCAATTCGTTCGTACGTCGGCCCGCGTGGCCCTGCTTGGCATGGGTTTGCTGGCCGGCACCGTTAGTACAAGTTTCGCCCAGCTTGGCATTGGGCGCCCCGTCGGTCGGCAGATTGCGGATGCTATTATTGTGAAGGTCGACAACCAGATTGTGTTGCGTTCCGACCTGGAAATTGCCTACGCCCAGCAGGTGCAGCAGGCTCAGGGCAAGCCCTTGCCCCCCGATTTGCGCTGCAAAATCCTGCAAAGCATCGTGCTCAACAAGCTGATGCTGGCCAAGGCCGAAACCGACTCCGTAGTGGTCGAGGACAGCCAAGTAAAGAATGAGTTGGACCGCCGCATGGCCTATTTCGTGCAGCAGATTGGCTCTGAGAAAAAGCTGGAGGAGTATTATAACAAGCCCCTCAAGCAGCTCAAGGACGACCTGCGCCCCCAGGTGAAAGAGCAGCTGATTCAGCAGAAGATGCAGGAAACCATTGCCGGTAAGGTCACCGTGACTCCGCGCGAGGTACGCCAGTACTTCAACCGGATTCCCAAAGACAGCCTGCCTTATTATTCTACCGAGGTAGAAGTAGGCCAGATTGTGAAGCTGGCGCAGGTAAATCCCAAGGCCAAGCAGGAAACCATTGCCAAGCTCAACGACCTCCGCGCCCGAATTCAGGGTGGGGAAAGCTTCGAAACCCTGGCCAAGCAATATTCTGAAGACCCCGGCTCCGGGTCGCAGGGCGGCTACCTGGGCTTCTTCAAGCGCCGGGAGCTGGTGCCCGAGTACGAAGCCGCCGCTCTGAAGCTGGAGCCCGGTCAACTTTCGCCCATCGTGGAGTCGCAGTTCGGCTTTCACCTGATTCAGCTCATTGAGCGCAAAGGCGACAGCTACAGCACCCGTCACATTCTGCTCAAGCCCGCCGCGGGTGGCAACGACGTCAACGAAGCAGCCAAGCAGCTGACTAAGCTGCGCCGCCGCATCCTAGGCGACAGTATCTCGTTTGCCAAGGCGGCCAAGGAAATGTCGGACGATAAGCCAACCAGCGGTAATGGCGGCTTGCTGGCCAACCGTCAGGATGGCGGCAACTACCTGCCCCTCGATAAGCTTGATCCGGCCATCTTCTTCACCATCGACACGATGAAAGTGGGCCACATTACCCCGCCCCTGCCCTACCGCACCGACGATGGCAAGGATGCCATGCGCATTATCTGGCTTAAATCGAACACGCCGCCCCACCAGGCCAACCTGAAGGACGACTACCAGAAAATTGCCCAGGCGGCCCTGAACGAAAAGAAAAACAAGGCGCTGGACGAGTGGTTCCTTAAAAACCGCGGCTCCGTATACCTCGAAGCCGACCCGCAGTACGCCGACTGCAAACTACTGGACGCGGTTTATTAAGTGGTGAAATGGTGAAGTGGTGAAATAGTGAGTTTTTGTTCTGGAGGCGTCAAGCCGCGTTAGTCGAACATAAGCTCCTGTTTCACGGCTTCTCAACTCACAATTTCACCATCTCACAATTTCACCTATTCATGCGCACTTTCTCTTCTGATAAAGAAGCCGCCGATGCCCTGGCAGCCTCCTACCGTACGCTGCGCCAGGAAATTGGCAAGGTCATTATTGGCCAGGATGAGGTTGTCCGGCTGGTACTGACGGCCGTTTTTTCCCAGGGCCACTGCCTGCTGGTGGGCGTACCGGGTCTGGCCAAAACCTTGCTGATTCAGACCATTGCCGACTCGCTCGATTTGTCGTTCAACCGGATTCAGTTCACACCCGACCTGATGCCGTCCGACATCGTGGGCTCGGAAACGATGAACCAGCAGCGCGACTTCCAATTTGTGAAAGGTCCCGTGTTTGCCAATATCGTGTTGGCTGATGAAATCAACCGGACGCCGCCCAAAACCCAGGCCGCCCTGCTGGAAAGCATGCAGGAATACTCCGTAACGGTGGCCGGTAAGCGCTACCCGCTGGAGCGCCCGTTCTTCGTATTGGCCACCCAAAACCCGATTGAGCAGGAAGGCACCTATCCGTTGCCCGAGGCCCAGCTAGACCGGTTTATGTTCAACATTGAATTGGGCTACCCCAGCTACGAGGCCGAGTTGCAGATTGTGAAAAACACGACGTCCGACAAAAAGCCGAGCGTCAGCAAAATCCTGCATTCCGACGATATTCAGGCCTATCAGCAATTGGTACGTCGGGTGCCCGTAGCCGACAACGTGGTGGAATACGCCGTGAGCCTGGTGCACAAAACCCGGCCCAACACCGACCGGGCTTCGGCCCGCGTCAATCAGCTCTTGGAATGGGGTGCCGGGCCGCGGGCCTCACAGCACCTGATTGTAGGCGCCAAGTGCAATGCCCTGCTCAACGGCAAATACTCCCCCGATATTGAGGATGTGAAAGCCATTGCCGGTCCGATCTTGCGCCACCGCCTGGTGCGCAACTTCAAGGCCGAAGCCGAAGGTATCAGCATCGACCAAATCGTCAAGGAGCTCCTTTAGCCCCTTGGCCTTCGGATGCTAAGCGCAGAATGACCTTTACATTCTGCTAGTCAGCGCCCCATTCAACATTTACCCTTCACCATTCAACATTCTCCACAGTGGAAGTTCTTGGCTACTATCAGCAATTTGAGCGCAACATCGGAATCATCCTCGACGCGCTGCGGGCCGGCCTTGATTTGCGCACGACACCCCTGGAAACCTCTTTGCCCCTGGAAGTCTACGTGCTCTGCGAAGTGCTTAACACGGGTGGAGCCACGTACCGCCTTACCACCGAAGGCGTAGCCCGGCTGGCCGAGTTTGAGGAGCAGTACCTGCGCCAGGAAGCCGAAACCGAAACCATTATGCGCCGCATTCTGGAAGACAAACGCTCCTTTATGCGCACTCCCGAAGGCCGCGTGCTGACCAAGGAAATGCTGATTCGCCGCCTGGAGTACTTCAACGAAACGGCCCGCCTGGTCAACGTGATGCGGATTCAGCAGGCGCTGGGCAGCCCCGTGCAATACCAGCACCCGCACCTAAGCACTGGCGTGGCCCTGAAAAAGTAGCGCTATAGTACCTAAGCCAACAAAAAAGCCGCCTCAACCCGAGGCGGCTTTTTTGTTGGTGAGTGCTCTACAGCCCTAATTAGCTGCTCATGTGGCCGCCATCCTCGGAGCGGATTTCGGCGTGCCCATCCTGGGAGTGGTTTAAAACCAGCTCCCCAGCCGGCTCCTTTTTCAGCTCGCTCGGCACTTCTTCGCCGGACAGGCTCTTAGAAGACGTCACACCGCCATCCACGAAGTAGGTTGCGCCCGTCACGTAGCTGGCTTCGTCGGAGGCTAGGAACAGGTACACGTTGGCCACTTCCTCGGGGGTGCCGCGGCGGCCCATCGGGACGCCTTCCACCGTGTTCTTTTCCATCTTTTTGTCCATCGGCCCGGTTTCCTTGTGCGTCCAGGCTGTATCAATAGGCCCCGGTCCCACGCAGTTGACGCGCACGCCGTACTTGGCCTGCTCCACGGCCAGGCCCTTGGAAAACGTCATGACCCAGGCCTTGGTCCCGCCGTAGGGCGTGATGTTGGGGGAACCCATCTGCCCCGCTTCCGAGCCCGCCGAAATGATGTTGCCCCGCGTCTTTTGCAGATAGGGCAGGGCGGCCCGGCTCATATGAAACACGGTGTAGATGTTGTTTTTAATCATGTACTCGAATGCCTCTACCGGGTACTTGTCCAGCTCGTCGGTGGCGGGAAACACGCCGGCGTTATTGACCAGCACATCGAGCTTTCCAAACTGACTTACGGCTTGTTGCACACAGGCTTCGGCGGTGGCTTGGTTGGAAATATCACCGGTGAAGGCCAGCGCCCGTCCCCCGGCAGCCACGATTTCCTCTACTACGTCGCCCACGGGGTCTTCGGCAAAGCCAACGACAACTACGGCGGCGCCCTCCCGGGCAAATTTCTTGCTGATGGCCTCGCCAATACCGGCGCCACCGCCGGTAACAATAGCTACTTTGCCTTCTAATCTTCTGGTCATGATGGGTGCTTGGTTGGGTAGATAGATTTGCGCGGTAGTTGGCAAATGACCCTGATTTTGTGGCCCACTGCCTGCCGCGACACTAAATCTTAACGGCGTTCTGCAGGGCAGGTTATGCCAAAAGCTGGGCACCGCGCCCCAACTTTCCGGCCGCGGCTACGTGTAGCCTAGGGTGTTCCGGCCGTGTCCTTATGAGTATTGCTGAGCTGCCCCAAGCCCCTTCCCGTACGCCGATCCGCACGTCGCGCCTCATGCTCCGCCCCTATGAGCCCACCGACGCCGAGGACTTTTTTGCCGTCATCGACCAGAACCGGCTGCGGCTGCGGCCGGCCTTTCCCTCCCGTGTAGCCGCCGTCCAGACCTTGGCCGATGCCCGGCAGGTCCTGCTGGGCTACTCCCAGGACTGGACCTCGCGCCGCTTGCTGGTACTGGGTATCTGGCACGCCGAGTCGGGCGCTTACTTGGGGGATATCAGCCTCAAGCCTGTGTGGGGCCGTGCCGTTACAGCTGAAATCGGCTACTACCTAGCTGCCGAAGCCGAGGGTCAGGGTTATGCCCAGGAAGCTCTGGCCGCCACCGTAGCCTTCGGATTTAGCAAACCCCTGGGTGCTACCCGCCTCGATATCCGCTGCTACGCCACGAATCCGCGCAGCTGCGCCGTAGCCGAGCGAATTGGCTTCCGGCGGCTACCAGCCCGGCCCCGGCTGTGGCCACAGCGCAATCAGCCGGAAATTTACTACTACAGCCTATCAGCCGAGGCGGCCTAACCCAGGCCCGATTCTTACCTAGTTGTTCCGCTTGAGGGTAGTGAGCAAAAACTCCTGGTTGAAGTTCAGGTACAGCGCAAAAGAGAAGTCAATGGACTTGTTGCCCAAATCGTAAAGAGGCTCAAAGCGCGTGGTCAGGACGATGTTGTCAGCCAACTGGTAATCCTTCAGCACCCGTAGAATCAGCAGTTCCCGATGCCGCTCCGTGTATTGGGGGTCACTGACGGTAGAGGAAATGGA
Above is a genomic segment from Hymenobacter cellulosivorans containing:
- a CDS encoding peptidylprolyl isomerase, which gives rise to MHKRILYAGPLAAALLAAGCQTTKSVTTAKQPVIETLGTHEVPAGEFAYVYRKNNGTAPEFGTRASVQEYLDLYTNFKLKVLEAEQRGLDTTQAFKRELEGYKQQLAQPYLTEKSVTDQLVREAYDRMSKEVSASHILIRLAPDAAPADTLTAYNKIMALRQRVTGGEDFNQVAAQTSEDPSARDNGGKLGYFTAMQMVYPFESAAYRTKVGEVSQPVRTRFGYHIIKVNDVRTAQGEIKVAHLMIRATPNMPKADSVTAKKKIDEIYSRLQRKEPWDKLVAQFSEDAGSAANGGELPPFGTGRMIPSFEEAAFRLKNSGDLSVPVQTPYGWHIIKLIEKQPVPKFEDMEASLKSKVSKDSRSELNRAAFLKRIRTENQFTENKASKDFVFAKADTSLVNGRFKYTAPAAPAKASKTVGDNTPLFTIKGKPYLAKDFLTYVQQNQRAKAGADPKFSMQQLYDQYVDQTLTDFEKANLETKYEDYRMLVKEYRDGILLFQLMDEKVWSKAIEDSVGLQKFFTENQSKYQWEPRVQGTVISAATPELLKQAQAQLKSGRYEVKRVVPQTVSFLPGKVTMPKAALLNLERLANRLATDTTLTLTVTGHPKRGEAASLATSRAAKVKSYLVAKGALARRITTVPSKTATADGAAVLALTSTNPTALEESLNEQNPLAVQIQQRSFQKGDNKVVDELLSKGPGTYSVNKDGRYYAVTIDKVLPAGPKTLAEARGQATSDYQNFLEKQWISQLREQYPVKVNQPEVDKLVTK
- a CDS encoding peptidylprolyl isomerase, coding for MIQFVRTSARVALLGMGLLAGTVSTSFAQLGIGRPVGRQIADAIIVKVDNQIVLRSDLEIAYAQQVQQAQGKPLPPDLRCKILQSIVLNKLMLAKAETDSVVVEDSQVKNELDRRMAYFVQQIGSEKKLEEYYNKPLKQLKDDLRPQVKEQLIQQKMQETIAGKVTVTPREVRQYFNRIPKDSLPYYSTEVEVGQIVKLAQVNPKAKQETIAKLNDLRARIQGGESFETLAKQYSEDPGSGSQGGYLGFFKRRELVPEYEAAALKLEPGQLSPIVESQFGFHLIQLIERKGDSYSTRHILLKPAAGGNDVNEAAKQLTKLRRRILGDSISFAKAAKEMSDDKPTSGNGGLLANRQDGGNYLPLDKLDPAIFFTIDTMKVGHITPPLPYRTDDGKDAMRIIWLKSNTPPHQANLKDDYQKIAQAALNEKKNKALDEWFLKNRGSVYLEADPQYADCKLLDAVY
- a CDS encoding AAA family ATPase encodes the protein MRTFSSDKEAADALAASYRTLRQEIGKVIIGQDEVVRLVLTAVFSQGHCLLVGVPGLAKTLLIQTIADSLDLSFNRIQFTPDLMPSDIVGSETMNQQRDFQFVKGPVFANIVLADEINRTPPKTQAALLESMQEYSVTVAGKRYPLERPFFVLATQNPIEQEGTYPLPEAQLDRFMFNIELGYPSYEAELQIVKNTTSDKKPSVSKILHSDDIQAYQQLVRRVPVADNVVEYAVSLVHKTRPNTDRASARVNQLLEWGAGPRASQHLIVGAKCNALLNGKYSPDIEDVKAIAGPILRHRLVRNFKAEAEGISIDQIVKELL
- a CDS encoding SDR family NAD(P)-dependent oxidoreductase; the protein is MTRRLEGKVAIVTGGGAGIGEAISKKFAREGAAVVVVGFAEDPVGDVVEEIVAAGGRALAFTGDISNQATAEACVQQAVSQFGKLDVLVNNAGVFPATDELDKYPVEAFEYMIKNNIYTVFHMSRAALPYLQKTRGNIISAGSEAGQMGSPNITPYGGTKAWVMTFSKGLAVEQAKYGVRVNCVGPGPIDTAWTHKETGPMDKKMEKNTVEGVPMGRRGTPEEVANVYLFLASDEASYVTGATYFVDGGVTSSKSLSGEEVPSELKKEPAGELVLNHSQDGHAEIRSEDGGHMSS
- a CDS encoding GNAT family N-acetyltransferase, coding for MSIAELPQAPSRTPIRTSRLMLRPYEPTDAEDFFAVIDQNRLRLRPAFPSRVAAVQTLADARQVLLGYSQDWTSRRLLVLGIWHAESGAYLGDISLKPVWGRAVTAEIGYYLAAEAEGQGYAQEALAATVAFGFSKPLGATRLDIRCYATNPRSCAVAERIGFRRLPARPRLWPQRNQPEIYYYSLSAEAA